The proteins below come from a single Triticum aestivum cultivar Chinese Spring chromosome 5D, IWGSC CS RefSeq v2.1, whole genome shotgun sequence genomic window:
- the LOC123125993 gene encoding zinc finger protein ZAT7-like, with protein sequence MTKHQRAAADQAVSLSLSLSLGAVAGLNKKVRRAAAAAGGDQFVCKACGRSFPSFQALGGHRTSHLRGRHGLALALTTGDQYFSVKPKSTTDQKSEHRCHICGQGFETGQALGGHMRRHREEAAQAPPPVLLELFV encoded by the coding sequence ATGACGAAGCACCAGAGAGCAGCGGCGGACCAGGCTgtgtccctctccctctcgctctccctcggcgccgtcgccggcctcaACAAGAAggtgcgccgcgccgccgccgcagccggtgGGGATCAGTTCGTGTGCAAGGCGTGCGGTCGCTCGTTCCCGTCGTTCCAGGCGCTGGGCGGCCACCGGACCAGCCACCTGCGCGGACGCCACGGCCTCGCGCTCGCCCTCACCACCGGCGATCAGTATTTCTCCGTCAAGCCCAAGAGTACTACGGATCAGAAGTCTGAGCACCGGTGCCACATCTGCGGGCAAGGGTTCGAGACGGGACAGGCGCTCGGCGGCCACATGCGCCGGCACCGTGAGGAGGCGGCGCAGGCGCCGCCTCCTGTTCTGCTCGAGCTGTTTGTCTAG
- the LOC123125994 gene encoding zinc finger protein ZAT8, with the protein MGVGMKRAREEEPVSLALALTTDSAASSTTSADSAGAPAATRKRARRGRVVATSGEGEFVCKTCSRAFATFQALGGHRTSHLRGRHGLELGVGVARAIKERKRQEEKQHECHICGLGFEMGQALGGHMRRHREEMALRGGGDDGDQWVWRGVGVLDQEAVGHQAAANYEPPVLLELFV; encoded by the coding sequence ATGGGAGTGGGGATGAAGCGCGCGAGGGAGGAGGAGCCGGTGTCGCTGGCGCTGGCGCTCACCACGGACTCGGCCGCGTCGTCCACCACGTCGGCCGactcggccggcgcgccggcggcgaccaggaagAGGGCGCGGCGGGGCAGAGTGGTGGCCACGTCGGGGGAGGGGGAGTTCGTCTGCAAGACCTGCAGCCGGGCCTTCGCAACGTTCCAGGCGCTGGGCGGGCACCGGACCAGCCACCTCCGCGGCCGCCACGGGCTGGAGCTCGGCGTCGGCGTCGCCAGGGCCATCAAGGAGCGGAAGAGGCAAGAGGAGAAGCAGCACGAGTGCCACATCTGCGGGCTGGGGTTCGAGATGGGCCAGGCGCTGGGCGGACACATGCGCCGGCACCGCGAGGAGATGGcgctgcgcggcggcggcgacgacggtgacCAGTGGGTGTGGCGCGGCGTCGGGGTGCTGGATCAGGAGGCGGTGGGGCACCAGGCCGCCGCCAATTACGAGCCACCCGTCTTGCTCGAGCTGTTCGTCTAG
- the LOC100136959 gene encoding zinc finger protein ZAT8 — translation MVSSMKHCRDQAPEVPLSLSLSLGAMADRSKKQRRGADGEFVCKTCSRAFPSFQALGGHRTSHLRARHGLALGLTGGSDQPATNKATDQKQAHQCHVCGLEFEMGQALGGHMRRHREQEAATTAQAPPVLLQLFV, via the coding sequence ATGGTTTCGTCGATGAAGCACTGCAGAGATCAGGCACCGGAGGTGCCTCtgtccctctcgctctccctcggcGCCATGGCCGACCGCTCCAAGAAGCAGCGCCGCGGCGCAGACGGCGAGTTCGTCTGCAAGACATGCAGCCGCGCCTTCCCGTCGTTCCAGGCGCTGGGCGGCCACCGGACCAGCCACCTGCGCGCCCGCCATGGGCTCGCGCTAGGCCTCACTGGCGGGTCCGATCAGCCGGCGACCAACAAGGCGACGGACCAGAAGCAGGCCCACCAGTGCCACGTCTGCGGGCTAGAGTTCGAGATGGGGCAGGCGCTGGGCGGCCACATGCGCCGGCACCGCGAGCAGGAGGCCGCCACCACGGCGCAGGCACCGCCCGTTCTGCTCCAGCTCTTCGTCTAG
- the LOC123123481 gene encoding zinc finger protein ZAT18 — protein MGAGMKHAREEEPIVSLALSLSTDSSASTTTSDSSTGAPAAKKRVRRGRVVVTSGQGEFVCKTCGRAFETFQALGGHRTSHLRGRHGLELGVCVARAIGERQRHDDKQQHDCHICTLGFETGQALGGHMRRHREEMALDRWVALSDQEAGHQAAAAYRLPVLLELFV, from the coding sequence ATGGGAGCAGGGATGAAGCACGCGAGGGAGGAGGAGCCGATTGTTTCGCTGGCGCTGTCCCTCAGCACGGACTCCTCAGCGTCGACCACGACGTCGGACAGCTCGACCGGTGCGCCGGCGGCAAAGAAGAGGGTGCGACGGGGGAGGGTGGTGGTGACGTCGGGGCAAGGGGAGTTCGTGTGCAAGACATGCGGCCGCGCCTTTGAGACGTTCCAGGCGCTGGGCGGCCACCGGACCAGCCACCTCCGCGGTCGCCACGGGCTGGAGCTCGGCGTCTGCGTCGCCAGGGCCATCGGGGAGCGGCAAAGGCACGACGACAAGCAGCAACACGACTGCCACATCTGCACACTGGGCTTCGAGACGGGCCAGGCGCTCGGCGGGCACATGCGGCGGCACCGCGAGGAGATGGCGCTCGACCGGTGGGTCGCGCTGTCGGATCAGGAGGCGGGGCaccaggccgccgccgcctaccgGCTGCCTGTCTTGCTCGAGTTGTTCGTTTAG